The following are encoded in a window of candidate division KSB1 bacterium genomic DNA:
- the rpoC gene encoding DNA-directed RNA polymerase subunit beta' produces the protein MAVKQEGLRPRQIRAITIGLASPDKILEWSHGEVTKPETINYRSFKPEKDGLFCEKIFGPVRDFECHCGKYKRARYRGIVCDRCGVEVTTKAVRRERMGHITLAVPVVHIWYWKSIPSKIGNVLGMSTKDLERIIYYESYVVIEPGESGLRPKELISEEEYHEILAQFPGIDKAPEDSGKRFVAKMGGEAILELLKRVDIEMLSRQLRAELHTQVSQQRKAEILKRLKVIEAFRRSERGKPNRPEWMVLTVIPVIPPELRPLVPLEGGRFATSDLNDLYRRVIIRNNRLKKLIEIKAPEVILRNEKRMLQEAVDSLFDNGRKVSAVRGDGNRPLKSLSDMLRGKQGRFRQNLLGKRIDYSGRSVIVVGPELKLHQCGLPKEMALELFKPFVIRKVIERGLVKTVKSAKKLVERATPEIWEILEEVVEDHPVLLNRAPTLHRLGIQAFQPILIDGKAIQIHPLVCAAFNADFDGDQMAVHVPLSQYAQVETWLLMLSSHNILSPAHGGPLAIPSQDMVLGLYYLTKARSGERGEGKIFSSPEEVLIAYDQGKLGLHARIKVRINGELVETTTGRVIFNQIVPPELGFVNQLLNKRRIGQIVSKAFKTIGNYRTVQFLDQLKDLGFYYATKSGATFGIDDMVIPQEKPKLLEEAYAKVAEIQKRYKEGHITDSERYNQVIDVWTQTTQEVGDRMLEALRKDREGFNPVFMMADSGARGSKDQIRQLGGMRGLMAKPQKKMTGGLGEIIEDPITANFREGLSVLEYFISTHGARKGLADTALKTADAGYLTRRLVDVAQDVVVTMKDCGTIMGVRMYALKEGEQVIEPLADRVLGRVAAEDVFDPVTNEILVHAGELIDEAKAEKIRESGVDSVYIRSVLTCEAPHGVCALCYGRNLATQRLVEVGEAVGVMAAQSIGEPGTQLTLRTFHIGGTAARIAAESEVRARLAGRIQFEGLRYVERDNVLIAINRNGKLNILDETDRILTSYSIPHASHLVVREGDHVEKEQLLFRWDPYSESILALAEGRVEFLDLIEKVTYQDEVDEATGRRQRVVIESRDKSLTPAVVVVNEETGESRQHMMPVGAMLMVHPGDYVRPGDLLAKIPKQIAKTRDITGGLPRVAELFEARRPRDPAIVSEIDGYVKFGEVRRGIRKVTVTSPDGHETKTYLIPYGKHILVYDGDFVQAGEKITEGAIAPQDILAIKGPNAVQEYLVNQIQEVYRLQGVRINDKHIEVITRQMFQKVRVEDPGDTDYLEGDQVDRRSFLLENERIRNMVVIVDPGDSPFHVDEMVPIEEFEKINARLRESGRQPAEARPTRPATFQPVLLGITKASLTTDSFISAASFQETTRVLADAAVRGKVDYLRGLKENVVMGNLIPAGTGLRKYDNLLVSGPVSLEEEREGKPVVEEKELAAASTQS, from the coding sequence CTGGCAGTGAAGCAAGAGGGCCTTCGTCCACGGCAGATTCGGGCGATCACCATCGGTCTGGCTTCGCCCGACAAGATCCTGGAGTGGTCCCACGGCGAGGTGACCAAGCCGGAGACGATCAACTACCGCTCCTTCAAGCCGGAAAAGGACGGACTGTTCTGCGAGAAGATTTTCGGGCCAGTGCGCGACTTCGAGTGCCACTGCGGTAAGTACAAGCGGGCCCGTTACCGGGGCATCGTGTGCGACCGCTGTGGCGTGGAAGTGACCACTAAGGCGGTACGGCGGGAGCGGATGGGTCACATCACCCTTGCCGTGCCCGTGGTGCACATCTGGTACTGGAAGTCCATCCCCTCGAAGATCGGCAACGTCCTTGGGATGAGCACCAAGGACCTTGAACGGATCATTTACTACGAGTCCTACGTGGTGATCGAGCCCGGGGAATCGGGTCTTCGCCCCAAGGAGCTGATCAGCGAAGAGGAATACCACGAGATCCTGGCTCAATTCCCCGGTATCGACAAAGCTCCGGAGGATAGCGGCAAGCGCTTTGTGGCCAAGATGGGCGGCGAGGCCATCTTGGAGCTGCTGAAGCGCGTGGACATCGAGATGCTCTCGCGCCAGCTCCGGGCCGAGCTGCACACGCAGGTCTCCCAGCAGCGCAAGGCGGAGATCCTGAAGCGCCTTAAGGTCATCGAGGCCTTCCGTCGCAGTGAGCGGGGTAAGCCCAATCGGCCGGAGTGGATGGTCCTGACGGTGATCCCGGTGATCCCGCCGGAGCTGCGCCCCCTCGTGCCTCTGGAGGGTGGCCGCTTTGCCACGTCCGACCTGAACGACCTGTACCGGCGGGTGATCATCCGGAATAACCGTCTGAAGAAGCTCATCGAGATCAAGGCTCCGGAAGTCATCCTGCGCAACGAGAAGCGGATGCTTCAGGAGGCGGTGGACTCCCTCTTCGACAACGGGCGGAAGGTCTCGGCCGTGCGCGGCGACGGCAATCGACCCCTCAAGTCCCTCTCCGACATGCTGCGCGGCAAGCAAGGGCGCTTCCGCCAGAACCTCCTGGGCAAGCGCATCGACTACTCCGGGCGTTCCGTGATCGTGGTGGGTCCGGAGCTGAAGCTCCACCAGTGCGGTCTACCGAAGGAGATGGCTCTGGAGCTCTTCAAGCCCTTTGTCATCCGCAAGGTGATCGAGCGCGGGCTGGTGAAGACGGTGAAGAGCGCCAAGAAGCTGGTGGAGCGGGCGACGCCCGAGATCTGGGAGATCCTGGAGGAGGTGGTGGAGGATCATCCCGTCCTCCTCAACCGAGCTCCTACGCTCCATCGCTTGGGGATCCAGGCCTTCCAGCCCATCCTGATCGATGGGAAAGCGATCCAGATCCATCCGCTGGTTTGCGCCGCGTTCAACGCCGACTTCGACGGCGACCAGATGGCCGTGCACGTTCCCCTCAGCCAGTACGCCCAGGTGGAGACCTGGCTCTTGATGCTGTCGAGCCACAACATCCTCTCTCCTGCGCACGGTGGGCCCTTGGCCATTCCGAGCCAGGACATGGTCCTGGGCCTTTACTACCTGACGAAAGCGCGCAGTGGAGAGCGGGGCGAGGGCAAGATCTTTTCGTCGCCGGAAGAGGTGCTCATCGCCTACGATCAGGGCAAGCTGGGTCTGCACGCGCGGATCAAGGTGCGGATCAACGGCGAGCTGGTGGAGACCACGACGGGACGTGTGATCTTTAACCAGATTGTGCCGCCGGAGTTGGGATTCGTCAATCAGCTGCTGAACAAGCGGCGCATCGGGCAGATTGTGTCCAAGGCGTTCAAGACCATCGGGAATTACCGTACGGTGCAGTTCCTGGACCAGCTCAAGGATCTGGGCTTCTACTACGCCACCAAGTCCGGCGCGACCTTCGGGATCGACGACATGGTGATCCCGCAGGAGAAGCCGAAGCTCCTCGAGGAGGCGTACGCGAAGGTGGCCGAGATCCAGAAGCGTTACAAGGAAGGCCACATCACCGACAGCGAGCGCTACAATCAGGTGATCGACGTCTGGACCCAGACCACTCAGGAAGTAGGCGATCGCATGTTGGAGGCCCTGCGCAAGGACCGCGAGGGCTTCAACCCGGTCTTCATGATGGCCGACTCGGGCGCGCGAGGCTCCAAGGATCAGATCCGCCAGCTGGGTGGGATGCGCGGGCTGATGGCGAAGCCGCAGAAGAAGATGACCGGCGGGCTGGGCGAGATTATCGAGGACCCGATCACCGCCAACTTCCGCGAGGGGTTGTCCGTACTGGAGTACTTCATTTCCACGCACGGTGCGCGTAAGGGTCTGGCTGACACGGCCTTGAAGACCGCCGACGCTGGCTATCTCACACGCCGCCTGGTGGACGTGGCGCAGGACGTGGTGGTGACCATGAAGGACTGCGGCACGATCATGGGCGTGCGGATGTACGCCCTCAAAGAGGGCGAGCAGGTCATCGAGCCCCTGGCAGACCGCGTCCTGGGGCGAGTGGCGGCCGAGGACGTGTTCGACCCCGTGACCAATGAGATCCTGGTCCATGCCGGCGAGCTCATCGACGAGGCCAAGGCGGAGAAGATCCGGGAGTCGGGAGTCGACTCGGTCTACATTCGCTCGGTGCTCACCTGCGAGGCGCCGCACGGCGTGTGCGCCCTGTGTTACGGCCGCAATCTGGCTACGCAGCGCCTTGTTGAGGTCGGCGAGGCGGTGGGCGTGATGGCGGCTCAGTCCATCGGCGAGCCGGGTACACAGCTCACACTGCGCACGTTCCACATCGGTGGGACGGCGGCGCGCATCGCGGCGGAATCGGAGGTGCGGGCCCGTCTGGCGGGCCGCATCCAGTTCGAAGGCCTGCGCTACGTGGAGCGGGACAACGTCCTCATCGCCATTAACCGAAACGGGAAGCTGAATATACTGGACGAGACCGACCGGATCCTGACGTCCTATTCCATTCCGCACGCCTCGCACCTGGTGGTGCGCGAGGGCGACCACGTCGAGAAGGAGCAGCTGCTGTTCCGCTGGGACCCGTACTCGGAGAGCATCTTGGCCCTGGCGGAGGGCAGGGTGGAGTTCCTCGACCTGATCGAGAAGGTCACCTACCAGGACGAGGTCGACGAGGCGACGGGACGGCGCCAGCGCGTGGTGATCGAGTCCCGCGACAAGAGCCTGACCCCGGCGGTGGTTGTGGTCAACGAGGAGACAGGCGAGTCGCGGCAACACATGATGCCGGTGGGCGCCATGCTGATGGTGCATCCCGGCGACTATGTGCGGCCTGGAGACCTCCTGGCCAAGATCCCGAAGCAGATCGCCAAGACGCGGGACATCACGGGCGGTCTGCCGCGGGTGGCGGAGCTCTTTGAGGCGCGTCGGCCTCGTGATCCGGCCATCGTCAGCGAGATCGACGGCTACGTCAAGTTCGGGGAGGTGCGGCGCGGCATCCGCAAGGTCACCGTCACCTCGCCGGACGGACACGAGACGAAGACCTACCTGATCCCGTACGGGAAGCACATTCTCGTGTACGACGGCGACTTTGTGCAGGCCGGCGAGAAGATCACCGAGGGTGCCATCGCCCCCCAGGACATCCTGGCTATTAAGGGGCCGAACGCGGTGCAGGAATACCTGGTGAACCAGATCCAGGAAGTGTACCGCTTGCAGGGTGTGCGCATCAACGACAAGCACATTGAGGTGATCACCCGGCAGATGTTCCAGAAGGTCCGCGTGGAGGACCCCGGCGACACCGATTATCTGGAAGGCGATCAGGTCGATCGACGGAGCTTCCTCTTGGAGAACGAGCGTATCCGGAACATGGTCGTGATCGTCGATCCGGGCGATTCGCCCTTCCACGTGGACGAGATGGTCCCCATCGAGGAGTTCGAGAAGATCAACGCAAGGCTTCGCGAGAGCGGCCGGCAGCCGGCGGAAGCCCGTCCGACACGGCCCGCCACCTTCCAGCCCGTGCTGCTGGGGATCACGAAGGCGTCGCTGACCACCGACAGCTTCATCTCGGCGGCCTCCTTCCAGGAGACCACCCGGGTGCTGGCCGACGCCGCGGTGCGAGGCAAGGTAGACTACCTGCGCGGCCTCAAAGAGAACGTGGTCATGGGGAATCTGATCCCCGCGGGTACCGGGCTCCGGAAGTACGATAATCTCCTGGTCAGTGGGCCCGTGAGCCTGGAAGAGGAGCGCGAAGGCAAGCCCGTCGTGGAAGAAAAGGAGCTGGCTGCCGCCTCCACGCAAAGCTGA